A single window of Rhizobium sp. SL42 DNA harbors:
- a CDS encoding protein-L-isoaspartate O-methyltransferase family protein, translated as MDYTAARTKMVDNQIRTTDVTSHSVLAACLTVPREAFVPQHLKALAYIDQDMQVAPAVAGSTGRYIMEASPLAKLLQLAAITRDDLVLEIGCATGYVSALLSSLAGSVVAVEQDEALANTATQTLSSLGYDNVAVVTGPLEQGYPAEAPYDVIFVNGAIEVLPEALLSQLREGGRLVAVVGYGNAARARLYVKADGITSYTEYFNASVKPLPGFRKVAEFVF; from the coding sequence ATGGACTACACAGCAGCACGCACCAAGATGGTGGACAATCAGATTCGCACGACCGACGTCACGTCGCATTCCGTGCTGGCCGCATGTCTGACCGTGCCACGCGAAGCGTTCGTGCCGCAGCATCTGAAGGCGCTTGCCTATATCGACCAGGACATGCAGGTGGCTCCGGCCGTCGCCGGCAGTACCGGCCGCTATATCATGGAGGCGTCGCCGCTGGCCAAGCTGCTGCAGCTTGCCGCCATCACCCGCGACGATCTCGTTCTCGAGATTGGCTGTGCAACGGGTTACGTATCGGCGCTCCTGTCGTCTCTGGCCGGCTCGGTCGTTGCGGTCGAACAGGACGAGGCGCTGGCCAATACGGCAACTCAGACCCTTTCCAGCCTTGGCTATGACAATGTGGCCGTCGTCACCGGTCCGCTGGAGCAGGGCTATCCCGCTGAGGCGCCCTATGACGTGATCTTCGTCAATGGTGCGATCGAGGTTCTGCCCGAGGCGCTGCTTTCGCAGTTGCGCGAAGGTGGCCGTCTGGTGGCGGTCGTCGGTTACGGCAATGCCGCGCGCGCCCGTCTTTATGTCAAGGCCGACGGCATCACCTCTTACACCGAATATTTCAATGCGTCGGTCAAGCCGCTGCCGGGTTTCCGCAAGGTTGCCGAATTCGTTTTCTGA
- a CDS encoding PopZ family protein — protein MAQPSVAREPSMEEILASIRRIIESNDPGSAKDVSDDMPSMYDEEHGDIEAGMHGANDGRGYEAVEFTPANDPGPALAGPTLADLNRVEQGVSGSLRGTVQPEPRHEQPEAPKSMSLADLAARVRSASERADRYMVQPAPAEPAPRGESPLMTSRLAELRAPQVRQPEPVVHAVEERGHQTIDSVEVQMRREPHLSFDQPAELPMQEVEMIEEDVSVVELEIPVDQGVQNTAQTAGQSLNALVSAATVEHVSRSFDELAAAIDGQQRRSLDEMAEDMLRPMLRDWLDDNLPTLVERLVREEIERVARGPRR, from the coding sequence ATGGCTCAGCCAAGCGTGGCACGTGAACCGTCCATGGAAGAGATCCTGGCATCGATCCGCCGGATCATTGAAAGCAATGATCCCGGCAGCGCCAAGGATGTGTCCGACGACATGCCGTCCATGTATGACGAGGAACATGGCGATATCGAAGCCGGCATGCACGGGGCTAACGACGGTCGTGGTTATGAGGCCGTCGAATTCACGCCTGCCAACGATCCGGGCCCGGCACTTGCAGGCCCAACCCTTGCCGATCTCAACCGGGTCGAGCAGGGCGTGAGCGGCAGCCTCCGCGGCACCGTGCAGCCCGAGCCCCGCCACGAACAGCCGGAAGCGCCGAAGAGCATGTCGCTGGCCGATCTGGCCGCGCGCGTGCGCTCGGCCTCGGAACGTGCCGATCGCTACATGGTGCAGCCCGCCCCCGCCGAGCCGGCACCGCGCGGAGAAAGCCCGCTGATGACCAGCCGTCTTGCAGAATTGCGCGCGCCGCAGGTCCGGCAGCCGGAACCGGTCGTTCACGCTGTCGAAGAGCGCGGCCATCAGACCATCGATTCAGTCGAAGTCCAGATGCGCCGGGAGCCGCACCTGTCCTTCGATCAGCCGGCCGAATTGCCGATGCAGGAGGTCGAGATGATCGAAGAGGACGTTTCGGTCGTCGAACTGGAGATCCCGGTGGATCAGGGCGTTCAGAACACCGCTCAAACTGCCGGCCAGAGCCTCAATGCACTGGTCTCGGCCGCGACCGTCGAACACGTTTCCCGCTCGTTTGATGAACTGGCCGCCGCCATCGATGGCCAGCAGCGCCGCTCGCTCGACGAAATGGCCGAGGACATGCTGCGTCCGATGCTGCGCGACTGGCTCGACGACAACCTGCCGACGCTGGTTGAACGCCTTGTGCGCGAAGAGATCGAACGCGTCGCACGCGGTCCGCGCCGCTAA
- a CDS encoding valine--tRNA ligase, which translates to MLEKTYDSAAVEPKIAKAWEDADAFRAGANAKPGEDTFTIVIPPPNVTGSLHMGHALNNTLQDIMIRFERMRGKDVLWQPGMDHAGIATQMVVERKLMEQQLPGRRAMGRDAFIDKVWEWKDESGGLIFNQLKRLGASCDWSRERFTMDEGLSAAVLEVFVSLYKEGLIYRGKRLVNWDPKFETAISDIEVENREVEGHMWHFKYPLAGGETYTYVEKDADGNVILSEERNYISIATTRPETMLGDGAVAVHPSDERYASIVGKLCEIPVGPKAHRRLIPIITDEYPDPTFGSGAVKITGAHDFNDYQVARRNNIPLYRLMDTTASMRSDGEVYADYAAQALEIAKSGHVPSEEEVDGINLVPDEYRGLDRYAARKLIVDAINAEGLAVTVKDAEGNDIPYVESKKIMQPFGDRSNVVIEPMLTDQWFVDAKTLAEPAIASVREGRTQFVPKNWDKTYYEWMENIQPWCISRQLWWGHQIPAWYGPDGQVFVEKTEEEALHAAIQHYIAHEGPWKAWVEEKLENFQPGEILTRDEDVLDTWFSSALWPFSTLGWPDETPELDKYYQTDVLVTGFDIIFFWVARMMMMGLHFMKDEDGNPVEPFHTVYVHALVRDKNGQKMSKSKGNVIDPLELIDEYGADALRFTLAIMAAQGRDVKLDPARIAGYRNFGTKLWNATRFAEMNGVKADPKFLPETTTLAINRWILTELARTENEVTEAIASFRFNDAAGSLYRFVWNNFCDWYLELLKPVFAGEDAIAKAEAQACAAYVLEQTYKLLHPFMPFMTEDLWAHTAGEGKSRDTLLCHADWPAPEFADEAAAADINWLIDLVTGIRSVRAEMNVPPGAIAPLVAVGANGVTQERFARHEASIKRLARVEAITFASVAPKGAAQIVVGEATVCLPLGTLVDLSAEKTRLEKAIAKVDQEMARISGKLNNEKFVANANPEVVAAERERFQELEVQKASLETALKRVLEAG; encoded by the coding sequence ATGCTCGAGAAGACATACGATTCAGCCGCCGTCGAACCGAAGATCGCCAAGGCCTGGGAAGATGCGGATGCCTTCCGCGCCGGCGCCAATGCGAAGCCGGGCGAGGACACGTTCACCATCGTCATCCCGCCGCCGAACGTGACGGGCTCGCTGCATATGGGCCATGCGCTGAACAACACGCTGCAGGACATCATGATCCGCTTCGAGCGCATGCGCGGTAAGGACGTGTTGTGGCAGCCCGGCATGGACCATGCCGGTATCGCGACCCAGATGGTTGTCGAGCGCAAGCTGATGGAACAGCAATTGCCGGGTCGTCGCGCCATGGGCCGTGACGCCTTCATCGACAAGGTCTGGGAATGGAAAGACGAATCCGGCGGGCTTATCTTCAACCAGCTCAAGCGCCTCGGCGCATCCTGTGACTGGTCGCGCGAGCGCTTCACCATGGACGAGGGCCTGTCGGCCGCCGTCCTGGAAGTCTTCGTTTCGCTCTACAAGGAAGGCCTGATCTACCGCGGCAAGCGGCTGGTCAACTGGGATCCGAAGTTCGAAACGGCAATCTCCGACATCGAGGTCGAAAACCGCGAAGTCGAAGGCCATATGTGGCATTTCAAGTATCCGCTCGCCGGCGGCGAGACTTATACCTATGTCGAGAAAGATGCTGACGGAAACGTCATCCTCTCGGAAGAGCGCAACTACATCTCGATCGCCACCACCCGTCCCGAGACGATGCTGGGCGATGGTGCCGTTGCCGTTCATCCGTCCGACGAGCGTTATGCCTCGATTGTCGGCAAGCTCTGCGAAATCCCGGTCGGACCGAAGGCGCATCGCCGCCTGATCCCGATCATCACGGACGAATATCCCGACCCGACATTCGGTTCCGGCGCGGTCAAGATCACCGGCGCCCATGATTTCAACGACTACCAGGTCGCCCGCCGCAACAATATTCCGCTCTATCGCCTGATGGACACCACCGCCTCGATGCGAAGCGATGGCGAGGTTTACGCCGACTACGCCGCCCAGGCGCTGGAAATCGCCAAGTCCGGCCATGTTCCGAGCGAAGAGGAAGTCGATGGCATCAATCTTGTTCCCGACGAGTATCGCGGTCTCGACCGGTATGCGGCCCGCAAGCTGATCGTCGATGCTATCAATGCCGAAGGCCTTGCGGTCACCGTCAAGGATGCCGAAGGCAACGACATTCCCTATGTCGAATCGAAGAAGATCATGCAGCCCTTCGGCGACCGCTCCAACGTGGTCATCGAGCCGATGCTGACCGACCAGTGGTTTGTCGACGCCAAGACACTGGCTGAGCCTGCCATCGCTTCCGTCCGCGAGGGCCGCACGCAGTTCGTTCCGAAGAACTGGGACAAGACCTACTATGAGTGGATGGAGAACATCCAGCCCTGGTGCATCTCGCGCCAGCTGTGGTGGGGCCACCAGATCCCGGCATGGTATGGTCCGGACGGCCAGGTTTTCGTCGAAAAGACCGAGGAAGAGGCGCTGCATGCCGCCATCCAGCATTACATCGCCCATGAAGGTCCATGGAAGGCCTGGGTTGAGGAGAAGCTCGAGAACTTCCAGCCCGGCGAGATCCTGACCCGCGACGAAGATGTGCTCGACACCTGGTTCTCTTCTGCGCTCTGGCCCTTCTCGACGCTCGGCTGGCCGGACGAGACCCCGGAACTCGACAAGTATTACCAGACCGACGTCCTGGTCACCGGCTTCGACATCATCTTCTTCTGGGTCGCCCGCATGATGATGATGGGCCTGCACTTCATGAAGGACGAGGACGGCAATCCGGTCGAGCCCTTCCACACCGTCTATGTTCACGCGCTGGTTCGCGACAAGAACGGCCAGAAGATGTCGAAGTCCAAGGGCAACGTCATCGACCCGCTGGAACTGATCGATGAATACGGTGCGGACGCGCTGCGCTTCACGCTGGCGATCATGGCTGCCCAGGGGCGCGACGTGAAGCTCGATCCGGCCCGTATCGCCGGTTACCGCAACTTCGGCACCAAGCTGTGGAACGCCACGCGTTTCGCCGAGATGAACGGCGTGAAGGCGGATCCGAAATTCCTGCCCGAAACGACGACGCTTGCCATCAATCGCTGGATCCTGACGGAACTGGCGCGCACCGAGAACGAAGTGACTGAGGCGATTGCAAGCTTCCGCTTCAACGATGCGGCAGGCTCTCTCTACCGCTTCGTCTGGAACAACTTCTGTGACTGGTATCTCGAGCTGTTGAAGCCGGTCTTTGCCGGCGAGGACGCGATTGCCAAGGCCGAAGCCCAGGCCTGCGCCGCATACGTTCTGGAGCAGACCTACAAGCTGCTGCATCCTTTCATGCCCTTCATGACGGAAGATCTCTGGGCGCACACGGCAGGCGAGGGCAAGTCGCGGGACACGCTGCTCTGCCACGCCGACTGGCCGGCACCGGAATTCGCCGACGAGGCCGCCGCTGCCGACATCAACTGGCTGATCGACCTGGTCACCGGCATCCGCTCGGTTCGCGCCGAGATGAATGTGCCGCCGGGCGCGATCGCGCCGCTGGTCGCGGTGGGCGCCAATGGCGTCACGCAGGAGCGCTTTGCTCGCCACGAGGCATCGATCAAGCGTCTGGCCCGCGTCGAGGCCATTACCTTTGCCAGCGTCGCCCCCAAGGGCGCCGCCCAGATTGTCGTCGGCGAGGCAACGGTCTGCCTGCCGCTCGGCACGCTGGTCGACCTGTCAGCTGAAAAGACACGGCTGGAAAAGGCGATCGCCAAGGTTGATCAGGAAATGGCCCGCATTTCCGGCAAGCTGAACAACGAGAAGTTCGTAGCCAATGCCAATCCGGAGGTCGTGGCCGCCGAGCGGGAGCGGTTCCAGGAACTCGAGGTGCAAAAGGCGAGCCTGGAAACGGCATTGAAGCGGGTTCTCGAGGCCGGCTGA
- a CDS encoding cryptochrome/photolyase family protein — protein sequence MPSTKPLILWFRKDLRLDDNAALATAADEGRLVIPVYIREPAEAGTGPLGAAQAWWLHHSLAALARSLEAIGSRLTLRSGPAGQVLDQLIDETGAASVYWNRRYDPPGIAIDRAIKARLTEDGLIVRTFAGQILHEPTRLTTGAGGNFRVYTPFWKALESSGEPREPAPAPTSLNKPPFWPNSEPLDSWALLPTKPNWASGFSEIWQPGEAGALARLDAFIENGLAGYRTLRDFPARPNTSMLSPHLAMGEISPARIWHATRGLAGRFASEDIIHFRKEVVWRDFSYHLLFHFPDLKSKNWNAKFDAFPWRSAPDLLEKWQRGQTGYPIVDAGMRQLWRHGYMHNRVRMIAASFLIKDLMIDWREGERWFRDTLVDADPASNAASWQWVAGSGADASPFFRIFNPITQGEKFDVEGHYIRTFVPELKAMPDAYIHRPFEAPLTVLKEAGVILGETYAKPIVDHKQARDEALAALQGLKGE from the coding sequence ATGCCCTCGACCAAACCCCTGATTTTGTGGTTCCGCAAGGACCTGCGTCTCGATGACAATGCGGCACTGGCAACGGCGGCCGACGAGGGGCGGCTTGTTATTCCGGTTTATATCCGCGAGCCGGCCGAGGCCGGCACCGGACCGCTCGGAGCGGCGCAGGCCTGGTGGCTGCATCACTCCCTCGCAGCCCTTGCCCGCTCGCTTGAGGCGATCGGCAGCCGACTGACCTTGCGCAGCGGTCCGGCCGGACAGGTGCTGGACCAGTTGATCGACGAGACGGGGGCCGCCAGCGTCTACTGGAATCGCCGCTACGATCCACCGGGCATTGCCATCGACAGGGCGATCAAGGCGCGATTGACCGAAGACGGCCTGATCGTGCGCACCTTTGCCGGTCAGATCCTGCATGAGCCGACGCGGTTGACCACCGGCGCCGGCGGCAATTTCAGGGTCTACACGCCTTTCTGGAAGGCGCTTGAAAGCTCCGGCGAACCGCGCGAACCGGCGCCTGCACCGACCTCCCTCAACAAGCCGCCGTTCTGGCCAAACAGTGAACCGCTCGACAGTTGGGCCCTGCTTCCGACAAAGCCGAACTGGGCGAGCGGATTTTCCGAGATATGGCAGCCCGGCGAAGCCGGCGCCCTGGCGCGGCTCGATGCCTTTATCGAAAACGGCCTTGCCGGCTATCGAACCTTGCGCGATTTCCCTGCCCGGCCAAATACGTCGATGCTGTCGCCACATCTGGCGATGGGCGAGATTTCCCCGGCCCGGATCTGGCATGCGACGCGCGGCCTTGCCGGGCGCTTCGCCTCCGAAGACATCATCCATTTCCGCAAGGAAGTGGTCTGGCGTGACTTCTCTTACCATCTTCTGTTTCATTTTCCCGACCTCAAGTCGAAGAACTGGAATGCCAAATTCGACGCCTTTCCGTGGCGGTCGGCGCCGGATCTCCTGGAAAAGTGGCAGCGCGGCCAGACCGGTTACCCGATCGTCGATGCCGGCATGCGCCAGCTCTGGCGCCACGGTTACATGCACAACCGGGTGCGGATGATCGCCGCCTCGTTCCTGATCAAGGACCTGATGATCGACTGGCGCGAGGGCGAGCGCTGGTTCCGCGACACGCTGGTCGATGCCGATCCGGCGTCTAACGCCGCCAGCTGGCAATGGGTCGCCGGCTCCGGCGCCGACGCGTCGCCGTTCTTCCGCATCTTCAACCCGATCACCCAGGGCGAAAAATTCGACGTCGAAGGCCACTATATCCGCACCTTCGTGCCGGAGCTGAAGGCTATGCCGGACGCCTATATCCACCGGCCGTTCGAGGCGCCGCTTACGGTGCTGAAGGAAGCCGGCGTAATCCTGGGCGAAACCTACGCAAAACCGATCGTCGATCACAAACAGGCGCGCGACGAGGCGCTTGCGGCTCTGCAGGG